From Eretmochelys imbricata isolate rEreImb1 chromosome 17, rEreImb1.hap1, whole genome shotgun sequence, a single genomic window includes:
- the ANKRD13B gene encoding LOW QUALITY PROTEIN: ankyrin repeat domain-containing protein 13B (The sequence of the model RefSeq protein was modified relative to this genomic sequence to represent the inferred CDS: substituted 1 base at 1 genomic stop codon) gives MIAAAAAAGPRPEGRYPLHRLVWHNRARELDRELSTQQVDIEQLDPRGRTPLHLATTLGHLDCARVLLQHGADVGKENRSGWTVLQEAVSTRDLELVQLVLRYRDYQRAVKRLAGIPILLEKLRKAQDFYVEMKWEFTSWVPLVSKICPSDTYKVWKSGQNLRVDTTLLGFDHMTWQRGNRSFVFRGQDTSAVVLEIDHDRQVVYSETLALASHDREGLLAAVQPTEEQVMGRLTAPVVTTQLDTKNIAFERNKTGLLGWRSEKTEVVNGYEAKVYGASNVELITRTRTEHLSDQHKGKSKGSKTPLQSFLGIAEQHVGPSNGTLITQTRSPTNPTAITPEEYFDPSFELGSRDMGRPMELTTKTQKFKAKLWLCEDHPLSLCEQVGPIIDLMAISNALFAKLRDFITLRLPPGFPVKIEIPIFHILNARITFGNLNGCDEPVSSVRRSSGSEAPSPSSDSSSVSSSSSLASCRACEMDLSLFEAPPGYSVLGSQRDAMREEDDDLLQFAIQQSLLEAGTEYDQVTIWEALTNSKPGTHPMSQEGRRGDRLVRSGXSYPGSPQHTPPPRQAGPQQQGGGSGGPSPLFRSYDEQLRLAMELSAREQAEAEQRRRQEEEELRRILQLSLTEQ, from the exons ATGatcgccgccgccgccgccgccgggccgCGGCCGGAGGGCAGGTACCCGCTGCACCGCCTGGTCTGGCACAACCGAGCCCGCGAGCTGGACCgcgagctcagcacccagcag GTGGACATTGAGCAGCTGGACCCGCGGGGCCGCACGCCCCTGCACCTCGCCACCACACTGGGCCACCTGGACTGCGCCAGGGTCCTGCTCCAGCACGGCGCTGATGTGGGCAAGGAGAACCGCAGCGGCTGGACAG TGCTCCAAGAGGCAGTGAGCACCCGTGACCTGGAGCTGGTGCAGCTGGTCCTGCGGTACCGTGATTATCAGCGAGCCGTCAAGCGCCTGGCCGGGATCCCCATCTTGCTGGAGAAGCTACGCAAG gccCAGGATTTCTACGTGGAGATGAAATGGGAATTCACCAGCTGGG TGCCCTTGGTCTCCAAGATCTGCCCCAGCGACACCTACAAGGTGTGGAAGAGCGGCCAGAACCTGCGTGTGGACACGACGCTGCTTGGCTTCGACCACATGACCTGGCAGCGGGGAAACCGCAGCTTCGTCTTCCGGGGACAAG ACACCAGCGCGGTGGTGCTGGAGATCGACCACGACCGGCAGGTGGTGTACTCCGAGACGCTGGCCCTGGCCAGCCACGACCGCGAGGGCCTGCTGGCTGCCGTGCAGCCCACTGAGGAGCAGGTGATGGGCCGGCTCACCGCACCCGTCGTCACCACACAGCTCGACACCAAGAACATCGCCTTTGAGAG GAACAAGACGGGGCTTCTGGGCTGGCGGAGCGAGAAGACAGAGGTGGTGAACGGGTACGAGGCCAAG GTTTACGGTGCGTCCAACGTGGAGCTGATCACACGGACGCGGACGGAGCACCTCTCCGACCAGCACAAGGGCAAGAGCAAAG GCAGCAAGACCCCGCTGCAATCCTTCCTGGGGATCGCCGAGCAGCATGTGGGGCCCAGCAATGGG ACGCTGATCACGCAGACCCGGAGCCCCACCAACCCCACGGCCATCACCCCCGAGGAGTACTTCGACCCCAGCTTCGAGCTAGGCAGCAGAGACATGGGGCGCCCCATGGAGCTCACCACCAAGACGCAGAA GTTCAAGGCCAAGCTGTGGCTGTGTGAGGATCACCCGCTGTCCCTGTGCGAGCAGGTGGGGCCGATCATCGACCTCATGGCCATAAGCAACGCGCTGTTCGCCAAGCTCCGGGATTTCATCACGCTCCGCCTCCCGCCTGGCTTCCCCGTCAAGATAG aaaTCCCCATCTTCCACATCCTCAACGCCCGCATCACCTTCGGGAACCTCAACGGCTGCGACGAGCCCGTCAGCTCTGTGCGCCGCAGCTCCGGCAGCGAGGCGCCCTCGCCTAGCAGCGACTCCTCCAGCgtcagcagctccagctccctgg CCTCCTGCCGGGCCTGTGAGATGGACCTGTCCCTGTTCGAGGCCCCGCCCGGGTACAGCGTGCTGGGCAGCCAGCGGGACGCCATGCGCGAGGAGGACGACGACCTGCTGCAGTTCGCCATCCAACAGAGCCTGCTGGAGGCGGGCACCGAGTACGACCAG GTGACCATTTGGGAAGCTTTGACCAACAGCAAGCCGGGCACACACCCCATGTCCCAGGAGGGCCGGCGAGGAGACAGGTTGGTAAGGTCTGGCTAGTCCTATCCAGG GTCAccccagcacacacctcccccgcGGCAGGCCGGCCCCCAGCAGCAAGGCGGGGGCAGCGGTGGGCCCAGCCCCCTGTTCCGCAGCTACGACGAGCAGCTGCGCCTGGCCATGGAGCTGTCGGCgcgggagcaggcagaggcggaGCAGCGCCggcggcaggaggaggaggagctgcggCGCATCCTGCAGCTCTCGCTGACCGAGCAGTAG